Proteins from one Cryptomeria japonica chromosome 4, Sugi_1.0, whole genome shotgun sequence genomic window:
- the LOC131875430 gene encoding TMV resistance protein N-like, which translates to MDKQLECWFSVLLLVTSVVVAFSVLLLIRKTMRLHYPPALHVVGNFCLRGPKPNEALFALSKQHRYDVCLSFRGQDTRRSFVGHLHESLVTAGVKVFLDSYNIERGNEISLAIQEAIRNSAILIPIFSKKFADSHWCLDEVAYMCKANGVIMPLFYDVKPTEVRNPRIGAYAEAFKGKKQRYTQERINEWESALQKVSSFHGWSRDDISRSDPELIKLVVKEVSEKLVQNATPVTLLQHLEEDSPDATFDPNMNENGRFVYELQGLSKEDALQHFSCHAFMRNQPEEGYKELSCKAVDICDGLPFSLEVLGAHLYNKDLSHWKHVIQTLECSSYHGRYAILRLCYDGLNSEQKEMLLDMACLFIGRRESVISFREVSHLYPNVGLTEMKLKSLIKLDEHERLVIHSQTRDTGRAIVADESAEPGNRSRLWKVEEVELVLMEEKGAERVRCLTYLQRDVRLQTDSFQRMCNLQLLWLDGTLVEGDYRKMPADLKWLRWENCPLKCLPCEWNMKHLVVLDLSFSKGIETLWPEPCNAEGLKNLKVLKLNYCTQLQVLQDLANHTCLIQLELCGCKILSELPESIGSLTQLKYLDLSNCCNLKYLPESLRWLSCLEKLSLHGCHKLRSLPQPIGDLNSLQHLDLHGCSLLQILPDSAYELESLCQLDMTGCKRISLGEEIGQLVHMERLILSNCAAIWKLPISIGQLNSLQYLNLNHCTSLFRLPEELGNLVCLKELVLNECYNLLELPQSIGKLSCLQTLEMEDTYSLSVLPPSFLRLTSLNNLKAGGCPLPQLVGKLSSLENMHLKSYKMSILPPTFGTLLRLRKLYLHHCPKFLELPHLPKDLIEVHIHDCLGLKKISSMSHMKRLKLLRIHNSRELVELPDFGSLQSLQELSISECRNVKRIQGLERLKSLRRVHIIGCRLAGSGSSILKPHQLIKETHCLELLSFSANGVPECLEKKMETNGDYLLYVTLDSNKKCSGIIMCIMVRFKSVISSVDIELSTLRNGEEIFNTRLVNDSKTVGGDQIFVHILHKNHPMVLMVQSGDVVRAKADRDEERMIRSGGMQLLSEGEDGKRKNLGRELTILMENYRESLAFEEEE; encoded by the exons ATGGATAAGCAACTAGAATGTTGGTTTTCTGTGCTACTGCTGGTTACCAGTGTTGTGGTAGCCTTTTCTGTATTGCTATTGATAAGAAAGACGATGAGGCTTCATTATCCACCAGCTTTGCATGTTGTAGGAAACTTCTGTCTGCGAGGCCCAAAACCCAACGAGGCATTGTTTGCCCTTTCTAAGCAACATAGATACGACGTTTGCTTAAGTTTTAGAGGGCAGGACACAAGAAGATCATTTGTAGGTCACCTGCATGAATCCTTGGTCACTGCAGGGGTTAAGGTATTCCTGGATAGCTATAACATTGAAAGGGGAAATGAAATCAGCTTAGCTATTCAAGAGGCAATCCGGAACAGTGCCATCCTCATTCCAATTTTCTCCAAGAAGTTTGCAGACTCACACTGGTGCCTGGACGAAGTAGCTTACATGTGCAAAGCAAATGGTGTGATCATGCCCTTATTCTATGATGTCAAGCCAACAGAAGTAAGGAATCCTCGGATAGGTGCCTATGCCGAGGCTTTTAAGGGGAAGAAACAAAGATACACACAGGAAAGAATTAATGAGTGGGAAAGCGCTCTCCAAAAAGTTTCCTCCTTCCATGGCTGGTCTCGAGATGACATATCCAG ATCTGATCCAGAACTCATCAAGCTTGTAGTCAAGGAAGTTTCTGAGAAATTGGTTCAAAATGCGACCCCAGTGACTCTGCTCCAGCACTTGGAAGAAGACTCCCCAGATGCAACGTTTGACCCCAACATGAATGAAAATGGAAGGTTTGTGTATGAATTGCAGGGACTGTCTAAGGAAGATGCTCTTCAACATTTTAGCTGTCATGCTTTTATGAGAAATCAACCTGAAGAAGGTTACAAAGAATTGTCATGCAAAGCTGTAGATATTTGCGATGGGTTACCATTTTCACTTGAAGTTTTGGGTGCACATTTGTATAATAAAGATTTAAGCCATTGGAAACATGTCATTCAAACGCTAGAATGTTCAAGTTACCATGGCAGGTACGCCATTCTTAGACTTTGTTATGATGGCCTCAACTCTGAACAGAAGGAGATGTTGCTAGACATGGCTTGTTTATTCATAGGAAGGAGGGAAAGTGTAATTAGCTTTCGGGAAGTCAGTCATTTGTATCCCAATGTAGGCCTAACAGAAATGAAGCTGAAGTCACTCATTAAATTAGATGAGCATGAGAGACTTGTAATTCATAGTCAGACAAGGGATACGGGAAGGGCTATTGTAGCAGATGAATCAGCAGAACCAGGGAATCGTAGCAGACTGTGGAAGGTAGAAGAGGTTGAACTAGTTTTAATGGAAGAAAAG GGAGCAGAAAGGGTGAGATGTCTTACATACCTTCAGCGAGATGTAAGACTTCAAACTGATagttttcaaagaatgtgtaatTTACAATTGCTTTGGCTTGATGGAACTCTTGTAGAGGGAGACTATAGAAAAATGCCTGCAGATTTGAAGTGGCTAAGATGGGAAAACTGCCCTCTAAAATGCTTGCCATGTGAATGGAATATGAAACATCTAGTAGTACTTGATCTAAGCTTCAGCAAAGGCATTGAGACACTGTGGCCAGAACCATGCAATGCAGAG GGTCTGAAAAACCTCAAAGTTCTTAAGCTAAATTATTGTACACAACTTCAAGTCCTTCAAGATTTAGCCAACCACACGTGTCTCATACAACTGGAGCTCTGTGGTTGTAAAATTTTGTCGGAACTGCCAGAGTCCATTGGATCTCTGACACAGCTTAAGTACCTTGATCTGTCaaattgctgcaacttaaaatatcTGCCCGAATCCCTTAGATGGTTGTCCTGCTTAGAGAAGCTCTCTCTTCACGGTTGCCATAAATTAAGAAGCCTTCCTCAACCGATAGGAGATCTGAATAGCTTGCAGCATCTGGATTTGCATGGTTGTTCACTTTTACAGATTCTACCCGACTCAGCATATGAACTTGAAAGCTTATGCCAGTTGGATATGACTGGTTGTAAAAGAATCAGCTTAGGAGAGGAAATAGGGCAGCTTGTACATATGGAAAGGTTGATTCTAAGTAATTGTGCAGCAATATGGAAGTTGCCTATATCAATAGGTCAACTTAATTCTTTACAATATCTGAACCTGAATCACTGCACTTCATTGTTTCGACTGCCAGAGGAGTTGGGAAATCTGGTTTGTTTAAAGGAGTTGGTGCTCAATGAATGCTACAATTTATTGGAGCTTCCACAGAGCATCGGAAAGCTTTCTTGCCTACAGACTCTAGAAATGGAAGATACTTACAGCCTATCTGTTCTTCCACCTAGCTTTTTAAGACTTACTTCCTTAAATAATCTAAAAGCGGGTGGTTGTCCTCTACCACAACTTGTTGGAAAGTTGTCATCATTAGAAAATATGCATCTTAAATCATACAAAATGTCCATTTTGCCACCAACTTTTGGTACACTTTTGCGCCTGAGGAAACTCTATTTGCATCACTGTCCAAAGTTTTTGGAACTTCCTCATCTTCCGAAGGATCTCATTGAAGTGCATATTCATGACTGTTTGGGACTAAAAAAAATCTCTAGCATGTCACATATGAAGAGGCTTAAGCTTCTGAGGATACACAACAGCAGGGAACTTGTTGAACTGCCTGACTTTGGGTCCTTGCAGTCATTACAAGAGCTCTCAATATCAGAATGTAGGAATGTGAAGCGTATTCAAGGACTGGAAAGGTTGAAATCCCTAAGAAGAGTGCATATTATAGGTTGCAGATTGGCTGGCTCAGGAAGCTCAATATTGAAACCTCACCAATTAATCAAG GAAACACATTGTCTAGAGTTGCTCAGTTTTTCAGCAAATGGGGTTCCAGAGTGCTTAGAAAAGAAGATGGAAACCAACGGTGATTATTTACTCTATGTTACATTGGACAGTAACAAGAAATGTTCAGGGATTATTATGTGCATAATGGTGAGGTTCAAGAGTGTTATTAGTTCAGTGGATATAGAACTAAGCACTTTAAGGAATGGAGAGGAGATTTTCAATACCAGACTTGTTAACGATTCAAAAACTGTAGGAGGAGATCAGATATTTGTACACATTTTGCATAAAAATCACCCCATGGTTCTGATGGTGCAGAGTGGAGATGTGGTCCGGGCAAAGGCAGACAGAGATGAAGAAAGAATGATAAGAAGTGGTGGAATGCAACTCCTTTCTGAAGGAGAAGATGGGAAAAGAAAAAATTTGGGAAGAGAGTTGACAATATTAATGGAAAATTACCGTGAAAGTCTAGCCTTTGAAGAGGAGGAATAA
- the LOC131028066 gene encoding TMV resistance protein N isoform X1, with the protein MSMTRYNPLPKIMSSSSKRYDVFLTFRGQDVRTFVDHLYASLENAGVNVVLDSQTLKIGDEISSTVQETIGNSTILIPIFSKKFAESLWCLDELTHMCKSNGIIIPLFYDVKPTEVRDPWTGAFANAFEEKKQRYTPERIGEWESALHRVSSFSGWCTDDTSGFAAELVKLIVQDVFKILDENTTPVEEALPQPLDEDPSDTILQEIRNEPLRISKTILMGMEEHMSKVIKMLDTDSDENVRTVTIYGNGGVGKTSLAKAIHNHIYLKFDATCVVYDVRHKAQNTNGVAKMQRQILKDLVKFKDKVNDEVHGKMLMKGRLRSIKALVILEYVDDWRQLEALRGDWFGPGSRVLVTTLYPNILKNENGSFVYELQGLAKEHALQFFSWHAFMRDHPEEDYKELSSKAVDICNRLPFSLEVLGAHLYNRDLSHWKQAIQTLEYSSYYGKNAILRLCYDGLEPEEKEMFLDMACLFIGGKRESVISFWEANHLCPNVGLTKLKLKSLIKLDEHDRFVMHSELRDMGRAIVAEESAEPGKRSRLWKPEEVEPVIMEGKGTERVRCLMVSYLQQNVKLQTHNLQRMCTLQLLWLDGALVEGDYTKLPPDLKWVRWENCPLKYLPCEWNMKHLVVLDLSFSKGIEALWPEPSNKKGPKNLKVLKLNYCTNLQVLPDLANHTSLMQLELSGCKELRELPESIGFLAELKYLDLSNCCNLIQLPNTIANLKSLEVFFLSNCRGIRMLPDSFEDLGVLKKVKLDGMPLKNLPKSFKRLSCLEKLSLHGCHKLRSLPQTIGELKRLRYMDLNGCSSLQTLPDSVYELESLCRLDMTGCKRISFGEEIGHLVRMERLVLSNCAAIWSLPRSIGQLNCLQHLNLNHCTSLFELPEELGNLVCLEELLLNECYNLCELPQSIGNLSCLKSLEMEETYSLACLPPSFSRLTTLKYLKASGCPLPKRTGEFSSLEMLQLKSYKMTSLPQTFDSLLRLSKLYLHHCTEFAELPHLPKDLIEVHIQDCLGLKIISNMSHMKRLKLLRIHNCRELVELPDFGSLQSLQELTISECRNVKRIQGMEGLKSLRRVHIIGCRLAGSGSSILKPRQLIKETHCLELLSFSANGVPECLEKKMETKGNDLLYVILDSNEQCSGIILCFMVSFKGDISSVDIELGTLRDGKEIFNTRLVNHSKIIEGNQIFVHILHKNHPMVMMVQSGDVVLAKADRNEEKLLIRSGGMQFFSEGEDGKREDLVLESLGKGLTMLMEDSQENLVFEDKE; encoded by the exons ATGTCTATGACTAGATACAATCCCTTACCCAAGATTATGTCCTCTTCATCCAAGAGATATGATGTTTTCTTGACTTTCAGAGGGCAGGACGTAAGAACTTTTGTAGATCACCTGTATGCTTCCTTGGAAAATGCAGGGGTTAATGTTGTCCTGGATAGCCAAACGTTGAAAATAGGGGACGAGATCAGTTCAACTGTTCAAGAGACAATCGGCAACAGTACCATCCTCATTCCTATTTTCTCCAAGAAGTTTGCAGAGTCCCTTTGGTGCCTGGACGAGCTAACCCACATGTGCAAATCAAATGGTATAATTATACCCTTATTCTATGATGTCAAGCCGACAGAAGTAAGGGATCCTTGGACAGGTGCCTTTGCAAATGCTTTTGAGGAGAAGAAACAAAGATACACACCGGAAAGAATTGGTGAGTGGGAAAGCGCTCTCCATAGAGTTTCTTCCTTCTCTGGCTGGTGTACAGATGACACATCCGG GTTTGCAGCAGAACTCGTCAAGCTTATAGTCCAGGATGTTTTCAAGATATTAGATGAAAATACGACCCCAGTGGAGGAAGCTCTGCCCCAGCCCTTAGACGAGGATCCCTCAGACACAATACTCCAGGAGATCAGAAATGAACCACTTAGAATATCAAAGACAATCTTAATGGGTATGGAAGAACACATGAGTAAAGTTATAAAAATGCTCGATACAGATTCTGATGAGAATGTCCGCACAGTCACCATTTATGGAAATGGGGGTGTGGGGAAAACCTCGCTCGCAAAGGCCATCCACAATCACATTTATCTCAAATTTGATGCTACCTGCGTTGTATATGATGTGCGCCATAAAGCCCAAAATACAAATGGTGTAGCTAAGATGCAACGCCAGATATTGAAAGACCTTGTCAAGTTCAAGGATAAAGTTAATGATGAGGTTCATGGAAAGATGTTGATGAAGGGCCGTTTGAGGTCCATCAAGGCCCTTGTTATTCTGGAATATGTTGATGACTGGAGGCAGTTAGAGGCTCTACGAGGTGATTGGTTTGGACCAGGTAGTAGAGTGCTTGTAACAACACTTTACCCCAACATACTAAAGAACGAAAATGGAAGTTTTGTTTATGAATTGCAGGGGCTTGCTAAGGAACACGCTCTTCAATTTTTCAGCTGGCATGCTTTCATGAGAGATCATCCTGAAGAAGATTATAAAGAATTGTCATCCAAAGCTGTGGATATTTGCAATAGGCTGCCATTTTCACTTGAAGTTCTGGGTGCTCATTTGTATAATAGAGATTTAAGTCATTGGAAACAAGCCATTCAAACACTAGAATATTCAAGTTACTATGGCAAGAACGCCATTCTTAGACTCTGTTACGATGGCCTCGAACCTGAAGAGAAGGAGATGTTTTTAGACATGGCTTGTTTATTCATTGGAGGAAAGAGGGAAAGTGTGATTAGCTTTTGGGAAGCCAATCATTTGTGTCCCAATGTGGGCCTAACAAAATTGAAGCTGAAGTCACTCATTAAATTAGATGAGCACGATAGATTTGTAATGCATAGTGAGCTAAGGGATATGGGACGAGCTATTGTAGCAGAGGAATCAGCAGAACCAGGGAAGCGTAGCAGATTGTGGAAGCCAGAAGAGGTTGAACCAGTTATAATGGAAGGAAAG GGAACAGAAAGGGTGCGATGTCTTATGGTTAGCTACCTTCAGCAAAATGTTAAACTTCAAACTCATAATTTGCAAAGAATGTGTACTTTGCAATTGCTTTGGCTTGATGGAGCTCTTGTAGAGGGAGATTATACAAAACTGCCTCCAGATTTGAAGTGGGTAAGATGGGAAAACTGCCCTCTAAAATACTTGCCATGTGAATGGAATATGAAACATCTAGTAGTACTTGATCTAAGCTTCAGCAAAGGCATTGAGGCACTGTGGCCAGAACCATCCAATAAAAAG GGACCGAAAAACCTCAAAGTCCTAAAGCTAAATTACTGCACAAATCTTCAAGTCCTTCCAGATTTAGCCAACCACACGTCTCTCATGCAACTGGAGCTCAGTGGTTGTAAAGAGTTGAGAGAATTGCCAGAGTCCATTGGATTTCTGGCAGAGCTTAAGTACCTTGATCTGTCAAATTGCTGCAACTTAATCCAGCTTCCAAACACCATAGCTAACCTAAAATCCCTGGAGGTATTCTTTCTATCAAATTGTCGCGGCATCAGAATGTTACCTGACTCATTTGAAGATCTGGGAGTTCTAAAAAAAGTTAAATTGGATGGAATGCCCTTAAAGAATTTGCCCAAATCCTTTAAACGGTTGTCCTGCTTGGAGAAGTTGTCTCTTCATGGTTGCCATAAATTAAGAAGCCTTCCTCAAACAATAGGAGAATTAAAACGCTTGCGGTATATGGATTTAAATGGTTGTTCTAGTTTACAGACTCTTCCCGATTCGGTCTATGAACTTGAAAGCTTATGCCGGTTAGATATGACGGGGTGCAAAAGAATCAGCTTTGGAGAAGAAATAGGGCACCTTGTTCGTATGGAAAGGTTGGTTCTAAGTAATTGTGCGGCGATATGGAGCTTGCCTAGATCAATAGGCCAACTTAATTGTTTACAACATCTGAACCTGAATCACTGCACTTCCTTGTTTGAATTGCCAGAGGAGTTGGGAAATCTCGTCTGTTTAGAAGAATTGTTGCTCAATGAATGCTACAATCTATGTGAACTTCCACAGAGCATTGGGAATCTGTCTTGCCTAAAGTCTCTAGAAATGGAAGAAACCTATAGCCTAGCTTGTCTTCCACCTAGCTTTTCAAGACTCACTACCTTAAAGTATCTAAAGGCAAGTGGTTGCCCTCTACCAAAACGTACTGGAGAGTTTTCATCATTAGAAATGTTGCAACTTAAATCCTACAAAATGACCTCTTTGCCACAAACTTTTGACTCACTTTTGCGACTAAGCAAACTCTACCTACATCACTGCACAGAGTTTGCGGAACTTCCACATCTTCCAAAGGATCTCATTGAAGTGCATATTCAAGACTGTTTAGGACTAAAAATAATCTCTAACATGTCACATATGAAGAGGCTAAAGCTACTGAGGATACACAACTGCAGGGAACTTGTTGAATTGCCTGACTTTGGGTCCTTGCAGTCTTTGCAAGAGCTCACAATATCAGAATGTAGGAATGTGAAGCGCATTCAAGGCATGGAAGGGCTGAAATCCCTAAGAAGAGTGCATATTATAGGTTGCAGATTGGCCGGCTCAGGAAGCTCAATATTGAAACCTCGCCAATTAATCAAG GAAACACATTGTCTAGAGTTACTCAGTTTTTCTGCAAATGGGGTTCCCGAGTGCTTAGAAAAGAAGATGGAAACAAAAGGTAATGATTTACTCTATGTTATATTGGACAGTAATGAGCAATGTTCAGggattattttatgctttatggtgAGCTTCAAGGGTGACATTAGCTCGGTCGATATAGAGCTAGGCACTTTAAGAGATGGCAAGGAGATTTTCAATACCAGGCTTGTTAACCACTCAAAAATTATAGAGGGAAATCAGATTTTTGTGCACATTTTGCATAAAAACCACCCCATGGTTATGATGGTGCAGAGTGGAGATGTGGTCCTGGCGAAGGCAGATAGAAATGAAGAAAAATTGTTAATAAGGAGTGGTGGAATGCAGTTCTTCTCGGAAGGAGAAGATGGGAAAAGAGAAGATCTAGTACTCGAGAGCTTGGGAAAGGGTTTGACAATGTTAATGGAAGATTCACAAGAAAATCTAGTCTTTGAAGATAAGGAATAA
- the LOC131028066 gene encoding disease resistance protein RUN1 isoform X2 — MCKSNGIIIPLFYDVKPTEVRDPWTGAFANAFEEKKQRYTPERIGEWESALHRVSSFSGWCTDDTSGFAAELVKLIVQDVFKILDENTTPVEEALPQPLDEDPSDTILQEIRNEPLRISKTILMGMEEHMSKVIKMLDTDSDENVRTVTIYGNGGVGKTSLAKAIHNHIYLKFDATCVVYDVRHKAQNTNGVAKMQRQILKDLVKFKDKVNDEVHGKMLMKGRLRSIKALVILEYVDDWRQLEALRGDWFGPGSRVLVTTLYPNILKNENGSFVYELQGLAKEHALQFFSWHAFMRDHPEEDYKELSSKAVDICNRLPFSLEVLGAHLYNRDLSHWKQAIQTLEYSSYYGKNAILRLCYDGLEPEEKEMFLDMACLFIGGKRESVISFWEANHLCPNVGLTKLKLKSLIKLDEHDRFVMHSELRDMGRAIVAEESAEPGKRSRLWKPEEVEPVIMEGKGTERVRCLMVSYLQQNVKLQTHNLQRMCTLQLLWLDGALVEGDYTKLPPDLKWVRWENCPLKYLPCEWNMKHLVVLDLSFSKGIEALWPEPSNKKGPKNLKVLKLNYCTNLQVLPDLANHTSLMQLELSGCKELRELPESIGFLAELKYLDLSNCCNLIQLPNTIANLKSLEVFFLSNCRGIRMLPDSFEDLGVLKKVKLDGMPLKNLPKSFKRLSCLEKLSLHGCHKLRSLPQTIGELKRLRYMDLNGCSSLQTLPDSVYELESLCRLDMTGCKRISFGEEIGHLVRMERLVLSNCAAIWSLPRSIGQLNCLQHLNLNHCTSLFELPEELGNLVCLEELLLNECYNLCELPQSIGNLSCLKSLEMEETYSLACLPPSFSRLTTLKYLKASGCPLPKRTGEFSSLEMLQLKSYKMTSLPQTFDSLLRLSKLYLHHCTEFAELPHLPKDLIEVHIQDCLGLKIISNMSHMKRLKLLRIHNCRELVELPDFGSLQSLQELTISECRNVKRIQGMEGLKSLRRVHIIGCRLAGSGSSILKPRQLIKETHCLELLSFSANGVPECLEKKMETKGNDLLYVILDSNEQCSGIILCFMVSFKGDISSVDIELGTLRDGKEIFNTRLVNHSKIIEGNQIFVHILHKNHPMVMMVQSGDVVLAKADRNEEKLLIRSGGMQFFSEGEDGKREDLVLESLGKGLTMLMEDSQENLVFEDKE, encoded by the exons ATGTGCAAATCAAATGGTATAATTATACCCTTATTCTATGATGTCAAGCCGACAGAAGTAAGGGATCCTTGGACAGGTGCCTTTGCAAATGCTTTTGAGGAGAAGAAACAAAGATACACACCGGAAAGAATTGGTGAGTGGGAAAGCGCTCTCCATAGAGTTTCTTCCTTCTCTGGCTGGTGTACAGATGACACATCCGG GTTTGCAGCAGAACTCGTCAAGCTTATAGTCCAGGATGTTTTCAAGATATTAGATGAAAATACGACCCCAGTGGAGGAAGCTCTGCCCCAGCCCTTAGACGAGGATCCCTCAGACACAATACTCCAGGAGATCAGAAATGAACCACTTAGAATATCAAAGACAATCTTAATGGGTATGGAAGAACACATGAGTAAAGTTATAAAAATGCTCGATACAGATTCTGATGAGAATGTCCGCACAGTCACCATTTATGGAAATGGGGGTGTGGGGAAAACCTCGCTCGCAAAGGCCATCCACAATCACATTTATCTCAAATTTGATGCTACCTGCGTTGTATATGATGTGCGCCATAAAGCCCAAAATACAAATGGTGTAGCTAAGATGCAACGCCAGATATTGAAAGACCTTGTCAAGTTCAAGGATAAAGTTAATGATGAGGTTCATGGAAAGATGTTGATGAAGGGCCGTTTGAGGTCCATCAAGGCCCTTGTTATTCTGGAATATGTTGATGACTGGAGGCAGTTAGAGGCTCTACGAGGTGATTGGTTTGGACCAGGTAGTAGAGTGCTTGTAACAACACTTTACCCCAACATACTAAAGAACGAAAATGGAAGTTTTGTTTATGAATTGCAGGGGCTTGCTAAGGAACACGCTCTTCAATTTTTCAGCTGGCATGCTTTCATGAGAGATCATCCTGAAGAAGATTATAAAGAATTGTCATCCAAAGCTGTGGATATTTGCAATAGGCTGCCATTTTCACTTGAAGTTCTGGGTGCTCATTTGTATAATAGAGATTTAAGTCATTGGAAACAAGCCATTCAAACACTAGAATATTCAAGTTACTATGGCAAGAACGCCATTCTTAGACTCTGTTACGATGGCCTCGAACCTGAAGAGAAGGAGATGTTTTTAGACATGGCTTGTTTATTCATTGGAGGAAAGAGGGAAAGTGTGATTAGCTTTTGGGAAGCCAATCATTTGTGTCCCAATGTGGGCCTAACAAAATTGAAGCTGAAGTCACTCATTAAATTAGATGAGCACGATAGATTTGTAATGCATAGTGAGCTAAGGGATATGGGACGAGCTATTGTAGCAGAGGAATCAGCAGAACCAGGGAAGCGTAGCAGATTGTGGAAGCCAGAAGAGGTTGAACCAGTTATAATGGAAGGAAAG GGAACAGAAAGGGTGCGATGTCTTATGGTTAGCTACCTTCAGCAAAATGTTAAACTTCAAACTCATAATTTGCAAAGAATGTGTACTTTGCAATTGCTTTGGCTTGATGGAGCTCTTGTAGAGGGAGATTATACAAAACTGCCTCCAGATTTGAAGTGGGTAAGATGGGAAAACTGCCCTCTAAAATACTTGCCATGTGAATGGAATATGAAACATCTAGTAGTACTTGATCTAAGCTTCAGCAAAGGCATTGAGGCACTGTGGCCAGAACCATCCAATAAAAAG GGACCGAAAAACCTCAAAGTCCTAAAGCTAAATTACTGCACAAATCTTCAAGTCCTTCCAGATTTAGCCAACCACACGTCTCTCATGCAACTGGAGCTCAGTGGTTGTAAAGAGTTGAGAGAATTGCCAGAGTCCATTGGATTTCTGGCAGAGCTTAAGTACCTTGATCTGTCAAATTGCTGCAACTTAATCCAGCTTCCAAACACCATAGCTAACCTAAAATCCCTGGAGGTATTCTTTCTATCAAATTGTCGCGGCATCAGAATGTTACCTGACTCATTTGAAGATCTGGGAGTTCTAAAAAAAGTTAAATTGGATGGAATGCCCTTAAAGAATTTGCCCAAATCCTTTAAACGGTTGTCCTGCTTGGAGAAGTTGTCTCTTCATGGTTGCCATAAATTAAGAAGCCTTCCTCAAACAATAGGAGAATTAAAACGCTTGCGGTATATGGATTTAAATGGTTGTTCTAGTTTACAGACTCTTCCCGATTCGGTCTATGAACTTGAAAGCTTATGCCGGTTAGATATGACGGGGTGCAAAAGAATCAGCTTTGGAGAAGAAATAGGGCACCTTGTTCGTATGGAAAGGTTGGTTCTAAGTAATTGTGCGGCGATATGGAGCTTGCCTAGATCAATAGGCCAACTTAATTGTTTACAACATCTGAACCTGAATCACTGCACTTCCTTGTTTGAATTGCCAGAGGAGTTGGGAAATCTCGTCTGTTTAGAAGAATTGTTGCTCAATGAATGCTACAATCTATGTGAACTTCCACAGAGCATTGGGAATCTGTCTTGCCTAAAGTCTCTAGAAATGGAAGAAACCTATAGCCTAGCTTGTCTTCCACCTAGCTTTTCAAGACTCACTACCTTAAAGTATCTAAAGGCAAGTGGTTGCCCTCTACCAAAACGTACTGGAGAGTTTTCATCATTAGAAATGTTGCAACTTAAATCCTACAAAATGACCTCTTTGCCACAAACTTTTGACTCACTTTTGCGACTAAGCAAACTCTACCTACATCACTGCACAGAGTTTGCGGAACTTCCACATCTTCCAAAGGATCTCATTGAAGTGCATATTCAAGACTGTTTAGGACTAAAAATAATCTCTAACATGTCACATATGAAGAGGCTAAAGCTACTGAGGATACACAACTGCAGGGAACTTGTTGAATTGCCTGACTTTGGGTCCTTGCAGTCTTTGCAAGAGCTCACAATATCAGAATGTAGGAATGTGAAGCGCATTCAAGGCATGGAAGGGCTGAAATCCCTAAGAAGAGTGCATATTATAGGTTGCAGATTGGCCGGCTCAGGAAGCTCAATATTGAAACCTCGCCAATTAATCAAG GAAACACATTGTCTAGAGTTACTCAGTTTTTCTGCAAATGGGGTTCCCGAGTGCTTAGAAAAGAAGATGGAAACAAAAGGTAATGATTTACTCTATGTTATATTGGACAGTAATGAGCAATGTTCAGggattattttatgctttatggtgAGCTTCAAGGGTGACATTAGCTCGGTCGATATAGAGCTAGGCACTTTAAGAGATGGCAAGGAGATTTTCAATACCAGGCTTGTTAACCACTCAAAAATTATAGAGGGAAATCAGATTTTTGTGCACATTTTGCATAAAAACCACCCCATGGTTATGATGGTGCAGAGTGGAGATGTGGTCCTGGCGAAGGCAGATAGAAATGAAGAAAAATTGTTAATAAGGAGTGGTGGAATGCAGTTCTTCTCGGAAGGAGAAGATGGGAAAAGAGAAGATCTAGTACTCGAGAGCTTGGGAAAGGGTTTGACAATGTTAATGGAAGATTCACAAGAAAATCTAGTCTTTGAAGATAAGGAATAA